ACCGCTGCTGCACGTCTGCCTCGCCACGTACGTCTCCGACATGACGCTCCTGGACTCCGTGCTGCTCGCGCACGGGCGCGGGGGATGGGCCGTGGGCGACGTGGTCGGCGCCTCGCTCGACCACGCGATGTGGTTCCACCGGCCGTTCCGCGCGGACGAATGGCTCCTGTACGACCAGGAGTCGCCGTCGGCCTCGGGCGGGCGCGGCCTCGGCCAGGCCCGCATCTACACCCGCGACGGACAGCTCGCCATCTCCGTGATCCAGGAGGGCGTCGTCCGCGTCCCGCGCTAGGGCCTCTCGTCCGGATCAGGCCGGCGTGGTTCGCGGCGCGTGGCGATCGGACATACCGTCACCTGCATGGGCACGAGCGCTGAGCAGAGTGGGACGGCCGGGGACACGGAGGAGAACGGCGGGGGCGAGAGCGTCGCCACCGTTCTCGTCGCGGCCGCGGCCAACCTCGGGATCGCCCTCGCCAAGGCCGTCGCCGGCATCATCAGCGGGTCGAGCGCCATGCTCTCGGAGGCCGCCCACTCGGTCGCCGACACGGTCACCGAGGTGCTGCTGCTCACCGCGCTGAAGCGGAGCGAGAAGCCCGCGGACGAGGAACACCCCCTCGGCTACGGGCCCGAGCGCTACATCTGGGCCATGCTCGCCGCCGTCGCCACCTTCGTCGGCGGCGCCGTCTTCTCGATCTACGACGGCATCCACACCCTGATCGCCGGCGAGGAGCTCGGCAACCCGCTCATCTCGTACATCGTCCTCGCCCTCGCCTTCCTCCTGGAGGGCTTCTCGCTGCGTACGGGCATCAAGCAGGTCCGGGGCGAGGCCGAGCGCATGGGGGCGCCCGTGGGCCGGTATCTGCAGCGCACTCCCGACACCGCCGTCAAGGCCGTCGTCATGGAGGACTCGGCCGCCCTCGTCGGCCTGGTCCTTGCCGCGGGCGGACTGCTCGGCGGTCAGCTCACCGGCTCCGGCGTCTGGGACGCCATCGCCTCCCTGTGCATCGGCGCCCTGCTCCTGTACGTCGCCTGGGTCCTCGGACGGTCCAACGCCGAACTCCTCATCGGGCGCCCGCTGCCCAAGCCGGTCCGCCTGGAGATCCGCGAAATCCTCGCAGGCGTCGAGCACATCGAGGCCGTACTCGAACTGACCACCCTCGTCCAGGGGCCGCGCGAGGCGCTCGTCGCGGCGAAGGTCGACCTGCGCGACACCTCCACCGCCGCGCAGATCGAGTGGGCCTGCGAGGAGGCGGCCCGCCGGCTGCGCGAGCGGTTCCCGAACGTGACCCGGGTCTACCTCGACCCGACGCCCGGTTTCGCGCAGCGGCGCGAGGAGGGGCTCAACCCGTGGGGCTGAGGCCCGCCGCGTCGAGGAGATACGCCGTCATCGGGTCGTAGTGGCGCGGGCTCGTGACGTGGTCGTCGAGCGGCACCGTCACCTGAAGGGTGCCCTCCGCCTCGCCGATGAACAGCGCCGGGTCGTTGCAGTCCGCGTAACCGATGGAGTCGATCCCGCGCTGGCCCGCGCAGCCCGCCCAGCCGTGGTCGGCGACGACCAGGTTCGGCAGGGCGCGCTCCTCGCGCTCCAGGCCGTCGAGGATCCGCGCCATGGGGTCCGGGGAATGCGTGTGCCACAGCGTCGCACCGCGCTCCAGCATCGCCACGTCCGCGAACTGGAAGACCATGCCCTCGTCCGTGGAGAGGCCCTCGGGGATCACGACGATCTCGCAGCCCGCCGCGCGCAGCGCCGCGGCCGTCGCGCGGTGCACGTCGAGGAGGCCGCCCGGGTGCCCGGTCGCGAACAGGACGCGCTCCTTGCCGGCCGCCGCCTTGCGCAGCCGGGCGCCCATGCGCTCCAGGGCGTCGACCGTGAGCTGCGGGTCGATGGTGTCCTGGCCGAAGCGGTACTCGGGATCGTCGTTCACACCGCAGCGCTCCGCCATCACCGCGAGGACGTCCTGCTCGTCGGTCCAGCGGTCGCCGAGCTCCAGGCCGAGCCAGTAGTGGCGGTCGCCGTTCGCGAGCCTGCGGTAGTGGGAGAGGTTGTTGTCGCGGGGTGTGGCCACGTCGCCCGCGATGCGGGTCCGGATCAGATGGTCGACGAGCGCGGCGCGGCTGGGGGTCCCGGGTATCGGCATGCACCCCATTGTGCCGTCGGGCGCTGTGACGGGCCCCGATGTCCCGGGGGGTGGGACGGGCGTCACTCTGCGTGGCGCAGAGCGAACCACAGTTCCATGCGCACATCGGGGTCGTCCAGGTCGGTGTCCAGGAGCGTCGCGCACTTCGCGATGCGCTGACGCACGGTGTTGCGGTGGACGGCGAGCGCGGTGGCCGTACGGTCCCAACTCCCGTGCAGGGAAAGCCAGGTACGCAGCGTCTCGGTCAGCGCGGGCGTGTGGGAGATCGGGCCGAGGAGTGTCCGGGCGTGGGCCGTCGCCTCCCCGGGGTCCAGGAGCGAGGCGAGTCCCCGCGCGTCCGCGTGGTGGTGGACGAGCGGGGCATGGGTCGCCCTCGCCCGCGTCAGGGCGCGGGACGCCTGCGCGTCGGCCGCCGCCAGGTCCTCCGTGGGAGCCGCGCCGC
The DNA window shown above is from Streptomyces sp. NBC_01445 and carries:
- a CDS encoding cation diffusion facilitator family transporter, translated to MGTSAEQSGTAGDTEENGGGESVATVLVAAAANLGIALAKAVAGIISGSSAMLSEAAHSVADTVTEVLLLTALKRSEKPADEEHPLGYGPERYIWAMLAAVATFVGGAVFSIYDGIHTLIAGEELGNPLISYIVLALAFLLEGFSLRTGIKQVRGEAERMGAPVGRYLQRTPDTAVKAVVMEDSAALVGLVLAAGGLLGGQLTGSGVWDAIASLCIGALLLYVAWVLGRSNAELLIGRPLPKPVRLEIREILAGVEHIEAVLELTTLVQGPREALVAAKVDLRDTSTAAQIEWACEEAARRLRERFPNVTRVYLDPTPGFAQRREEGLNPWG
- a CDS encoding phosphatase — its product is MPIPGTPSRAALVDHLIRTRIAGDVATPRDNNLSHYRRLANGDRHYWLGLELGDRWTDEQDVLAVMAERCGVNDDPEYRFGQDTIDPQLTVDALERMGARLRKAAAGKERVLFATGHPGGLLDVHRATAAALRAAGCEIVVIPEGLSTDEGMVFQFADVAMLERGATLWHTHSPDPMARILDGLEREERALPNLVVADHGWAGCAGQRGIDSIGYADCNDPALFIGEAEGTLQVTVPLDDHVTSPRHYDPMTAYLLDAAGLSPTG